A window of Fibrobacter sp. UWH6 contains these coding sequences:
- a CDS encoding mechanosensitive ion channel family protein yields MSLNFVIFLSIVLVVLLLCMFVVNPIARKIAEKTPNKFDDLLVEKRFFSRALQLVPATIFSAAFARFVEQQSLVYDICTRVSAVWFALIAFAAGSSFFDVVETLNDQNQRRKNKSFHGTFQAVKLILFCVCAIVVISQVIGKSPVFILSAMGAAATILMLIFRDSILGVVSGIQINLSDLLRKGDWIEIERHHTDGTVIDITLTSVKIRNWDKTISVIPAYDLITNSFKNWRGMEESGGRRIKRSLFIDQQSIRFLTEEEIERLSKIEILKPYMDEKRVELASEFTAKYGENAVPTELDMVNSRHMTNIGTFRAYCTAYLRSLKNVAQDMTLMTRQLAPTPEGLPLEIYAFANVTQWVAYEGIQSDIFDHLIAVLPEFGLSLFQYAGYLRK; encoded by the coding sequence ATGAGCTTGAATTTTGTAATCTTTTTAAGCATAGTTCTCGTTGTTCTTCTACTCTGCATGTTCGTGGTGAATCCTATTGCCCGAAAAATTGCAGAAAAGACTCCCAACAAGTTTGACGATCTCCTTGTAGAAAAACGGTTCTTTTCTAGGGCTTTGCAGCTTGTTCCCGCAACAATTTTTAGCGCAGCCTTTGCCCGCTTTGTGGAGCAGCAGTCCCTTGTGTACGATATTTGTACCCGTGTTTCTGCAGTATGGTTTGCCCTGATTGCCTTTGCGGCGGGAAGCTCCTTCTTTGATGTGGTCGAAACCTTGAACGACCAGAACCAAAGACGAAAGAACAAATCTTTCCACGGAACATTCCAGGCGGTTAAACTGATTTTGTTCTGCGTTTGTGCCATTGTTGTCATATCGCAGGTCATTGGCAAGAGCCCCGTATTCATACTCTCCGCTATGGGTGCCGCCGCAACCATCTTGATGTTGATCTTTAGGGATTCCATTCTGGGCGTAGTTTCGGGTATCCAGATTAATTTGTCTGACTTGCTCCGCAAAGGGGATTGGATTGAGATTGAACGTCACCATACTGATGGTACAGTCATCGACATTACTCTTACCTCTGTGAAAATCAGAAACTGGGACAAGACCATTTCGGTAATTCCTGCTTATGACCTCATTACCAACAGTTTCAAGAACTGGCGCGGAATGGAAGAATCCGGTGGTCGCCGAATCAAGCGTTCACTTTTCATTGATCAGCAGAGCATTCGCTTCTTGACTGAAGAAGAAATCGAACGATTGTCTAAGATTGAAATCTTGAAACCCTACATGGATGAAAAGCGCGTAGAGTTGGCTTCGGAATTTACCGCCAAGTATGGGGAAAATGCCGTGCCTACAGAATTAGACATGGTGAATAGTCGTCACATGACTAACATCGGAACTTTCCGCGCTTATTGTACGGCGTACTTACGCTCTCTAAAAAATGTGGCGCAGGACATGACCTTGATGACACGCCAGCTGGCGCCAACTCCCGAAGGCTTGCCTCTTGAAATTTATGCATTCGCTAATGTTACCCAGTGGGTGGCCTACGAAGGAATCCAGTCTGACATATTTGACCACCTGATTGCTGTGCTGCCTGAATTCGGACTTAGTTTGTTCCAATACGCAGGGTATTTGAGAAAGTAA